The sequence TTCTTCACCGTCAAGCCGACGGTCACTTCGTCGCCAACGCGGGCAGCGGCCAGCGGTGTACGGCTCAGTTGCAGACTGGTGGCGCTGGGCAACACATTCAGGTTGACCGTCTGGCCTTGTTCCCAAGGATTCAGGCGGGCGCTGACGGTCAGGGGGCCAGCCACGGTGGCGGTGCCAGTCACCGTCAGTTCACCGGGACGCCCTGCGTTCAGGGTACCGTCCAGTGTGTTCACGCTGCTGACATCGAGTCCAGGCATATCCAGCGTCAGGTTCATGGGCAGGTCGCCTACGAAAGCAGTGGTGGCCCGGGCCGTAACAGTCACGCGGTCACCGATGCAGAGTTCAGTTTTGTCAGCTTGCATGCTCAGGGCTACTTCGGGGCGAATCTGAATCCGCCCTTCAGCGATGCCGCCTTTGGGCACGCTCAACTTGCTCTGATCCAACGTCACTGAGGCTCCAGGGACGTTTGCGGCGCTCAGCGCGTAGTCACCTACAGGAACGCGGCGGGTCAGGCTGCCGTCTACCCGTTCGGCCTTGCCGTTCAGAGTGAAGTCGGCGCTGGTGGCTGCCGTGCTGCCGGGCAAAATCAGTTCAGCCGTCACGCGCAGTTGTCCGGTCTGGTCCACGCGCGTCAGCGTGATCGGGGTGGCCGTCCCCGCACGCAGCAGGCTAAACCCAGCGGTGTTGGAGTACTGCTGAGCGGTGCTGGGCTGGCGCAGTTCAATCACGTAACGTCCGGCGGCTCCCGGCAACGCCAGATCTGTCCACTCCAGATCTCCGCTGACCCTCAGGGGCGTAAGCTTGCCCTGTTCGTCGCGCAACTGGGCTTCCAGTTCGCTCTGGCCATCGCCGTCGTATATCCGAACAACGTAGGGGACGGTGCCGTCGGTGGTCACATTGATGACGGGCACCCAATTCTGAGAACGAACGTTGACGGTCAGGCGCTCGGCGGTCACGTCGGCGCTGACACCCGTCAGGCGCACGGCAAAAGTGTTCTTGCCGTTGCCCTTGGTGTCCACGTTCAGGCGGTACTGGCCGGCCGTGAGATCTTGTTCCAGCAGGGTTTCCCAGGCATGAGTCCCAGGCGTGAAGGTGCGCTGCAGCACCACGGTGCCGCTTGCGTCAGTCAGCGTAAAGGTGGTCGCCACGGACGAACGGTTGGCGTCGTATTGCTCGTCACCGTAGTAGGCGTCGCTGCGGTAGTCGCTCTGATCTACGCGGGGGCTGTAGAGATCGAGTTTAATGCGGCCTGTGATCGGCACGCTCAGGTTCAGGCTTTGATCGCCCACCGTCCACATCAGGTTGTCGCCGATGCTGGTCAAGGGAAGGCTGGTACCGATTTCCTGGGCCTGCGCCACCGAACCTGCTGCCAGAAGGGCAGTCAAGGCGGTCAGGGCAGCCAGAGATGATCTTACTTTGAAGTTCACTTCAGTACCTCCAGCTCACGAGAGGATCGGTGGTGGCCGCGCGGGCTTCCCCTGGTCCTTCGAAGCGGTAGGTGAGGTTTGTTTCACCTGCATTCAAGTTAGCCGTGAGGCTATTGCGCCCTTCTTTCAAGGTCGCGCCTACGGGCAGGGGATCGGTCAGCACGAAGTTGGGCAGAGCGTTGGGCGAGGTGATTTTGAGGTTCACGATGTAGCCGCCCGTGACTGACATCACCTGTTTTTCGACCCGCACAGCGCCTGCGATCAGGACCGTCCGGCGGACCACGTTGATGTCGCCGCTCAGCGGGGCTAGCGGGAAATCCACGCTGGTCAGGCCGCGCACATGCACGGTCTGGGTACCGCTCAGGTCGCTGTCGGCAGCCACTTTAAGGGGTGGGTAAGGCGTGGTGTTGGGATCGAGACGGAAGGCTTGGGTGCCGTACTGCACGTTGGCGAAATGATAGCGGCCATTTTTGTCGGTCAGCGCCAGGCGGCCTCCAGCCATGATGATGCGGGCACGGTCTACCGGCGTATCGAAGCCTTCCTCATACAGACCGTTGCGGTTGCGGTCGATATACACCATCCCCAGAACGTCGCCCAGCGGCGCAAACTTCAGAGGGTCGAGGCGGGTGCTGGCTTCGGCAGTGTTGCTGGCAATGGCCCGGTTGGGGCCACCTGCACCGTTGCCGATTACTTCTACGGTATTGATCAGGTTTCCGGTCGCCTGCGGAGTCACGCGGGTGGCGTAGGTCAGCACGATTTCGCTGTTGGCCGGAATGACAGCCACAGGCCATTTCAGGCTGCTCTCTGCCGTTGGGTCACCGTAGGTAGCTCCGGCCAGCGTGGTGGTGCCTGTGATGTACTCCAGACCCACGGGAAGCTTATCGCTGATGATGGCGTTCACAATATCGGTGGTGGGCGACAGGTTACGAATCCGCAGCGTGTAGGTCAGGCGGTCACCGTAAGTCGCGACTTTGGCGTTCACTTCTTTGGTGATGATCAGGCGCGCGCTCCACACGGGCGTTTTGACCTCATTGCTGGCAACCGGCGCGGGTAACTCGCTGCTCACCAGATTGAAGATGTTCTTCAGTTCCTCGCCGTCAATGGCGCGGGTAGAGACCAGCGTCTCCATTGTCAGGGTGCGGGTTTCGCCGGGCTGTAGTGTACCCAGTGTCCAGGTCACGGCCTGTGTGCCTGCTGCACCTGCCACCACGCCGCCGTCAGAAGCTTTCACAAAATCGGTATGTGCCGGAACCGGATCACTGATCACCACGTTGGTCAACGGGCGGGTGTAGGGATTGCGCACTGACAGGGTGTAGGTCATGTTGTCCCCAGTCGCCACCGTGACGTTGACAGCCACCGAACTGGATTTGACCAATTCGGGCAGGCCGCCTTCTACGCTGGCGATCAGGTCGCGGGTCTGATTGCTGGTGCTCCGGTCACCCTTCACGGTCAACAGGGCTTCGAGCGGCCCGGCCTGCGC is a genomic window of Deinococcus sp. QL22 containing:
- a CDS encoding DUF11 domain-containing protein; amino-acid sequence: MSYLPSPPLQLMSALLALSACAGNQWANAAGTPAGTKITNIATALYEPLVPGGPTTAQSNLVTATVQALCAVSIAPNGSVLAPGQSTTLLPGETAALKYTLVNAGNAAATLGVVAQVETASAFTPVLAVHHDLNNNGVLNANEPTISSVDLPADGSANLLVVVSTAESARGEAFVNLIGSCNGVADADNVSRITVGPPPELAVEKSFSPALVRPGTETTVTVNTVNGGQGESREVVLTDLLTDQLALGLSFVAGSARVGNNVADTVLEYSADSTTWQATEPAQVRGVRIRVPTLQAGARLSLSFRMLAGPTAENRMIPNVATATTGGKQASGTATADVRYLPAVIIGPESNPEAPEGTPADSQSRPLAVVGQVVCFDHTVKNTGDVRDNFTVTVTYPQGAAKAEFLNASGGPLVQPLLLDPGQTAFVRVCYTPAQAGPLEALLTVKGDRSTSNQTRDLIASVEGGLPELVKSSSVAVNVTVATGDNMTYTLSVRNPYTRPLTNVVISDPVPAHTDFVKASDGGVVAGAAGTQAVTWTLGTLQPGETRTLTMETLVSTRAIDGEELKNIFNLVSSELPAPVASNEVKTPVWSARLIITKEVNAKVATYGDRLTYTLRIRNLSPTTDIVNAIISDKLPVGLEYITGTTTLAGATYGDPTAESSLKWPVAVIPANSEIVLTYATRVTPQATGNLINTVEVIGNGAGGPNRAIASNTAEASTRLDPLKFAPLGDVLGMVYIDRNRNGLYEEGFDTPVDRARIIMAGGRLALTDKNGRYHFANVQYGTQAFRLDPNTTPYPPLKVAADSDLSGTQTVHVRGLTSVDFPLAPLSGDINVVRRTVLIAGAVRVEKQVMSVTGGYIVNLKITSPNALPNFVLTDPLPVGATLKEGRNSLTANLNAGETNLTYRFEGPGEARAATTDPLVSWRY